AGCCACCAGTTAATCCTGAATTTAAATTTGGGGTTCAGGCTGATAATTATGGTTACAGAAGATTTCAGGCTGCCGGTGGCGCAACTGTTGGGAAAGTTGGTTTTCATATTGCCGGAATTTCAAGCTTGCAGGAAAATGGCTGGATGACTTATTCTGATTATAACAAAGATAATCTTAATGCGAGAATCGATTATAACATTTCTCCTTCTACCCGATTGATAAGTAATACCATGTACGGAAAATATTATTCGGATATGAGCGGCTCTGTCAATGAAGATGCTTTTTATAACAGAACTTACAAAAGCACTTCAAACTTTACCTATAGAAAATCTGATGCATTAAGAACCCGTTTGACACTTGAACACGATTGGAATTCTAATTCAAGTAGTTACATAACAGCTTATTTTCGTGATAACAAATTAGGCCAAAATCCTTCTTACGGAATCAAATGGAGTCCAACTGTAAATCCGACAACTGCAAAAGGCGAAGTAAATTCGAATAACTTTAAAAGTTATGGCGCAATTGCGCCAGCATACTCAAAAATTTGATTTACTAAATATGAAATTTGTTGCTGGAGCTTTATACGATTATTCTCCTGTAAACTATTGGTCGTATGTAATTGATTTAAAAGCCAATTTAAATCCGGGAGAACCAGGAAAACAAACTGTCGATTCTTATGAAATTATTGCAGAGCATCCAGATTCAAAATTAGCTGATTATACTGCAGACATCTATAATTCTGCAGAATATGCTCAATTTAGCTTTAATCCTTTTCCAAAATTAGTTTTGACAATTGGCGGTCGATATGACAACATGAAAGTGAATTATAATAATGCTTTAGACAAATCTACCGGAAGCAAAGTGTATGACAAAGCTACTTTCAAAATTGGAGCAAATTTCAATCCTGTAGAATTTGCCGGTTTTTACGGTAATTATTCACAAGGTTTTGCACCTCCGGGAATTACTTCTATTTTTAGAACTAAACCCGGAACTGGAGGCACAACTGGTGTTCCTGCCGAGTTTTATTATAACTTAAAACCAGCAGATTTTGATAATTATGAAGTTGGCGGATGGTTTTCTTTCTTTCAAAATAAATTAAATTTTGATTACGCTTTCTATTATATGGAAGGTAAAAACGAATTACTGAACATCAAACTTCCGGATAACTCAACAGATTATCGCTCAGCGGGAGAAACACGTCATAAAGGAATTGAATTTGGAGCTTCGTACAAACCTTCTAAACAATTCAATATTCGTTTGGGCGGCACTTACGCGCAGCATACTTATATTGATTTTAAACTTTCTGATAAACCAACTGATCCTGTTCAGAATTTAAACGGAAAAGAAATGCCGGCCGCTCCAAAATGGACCGGAAATTCTGAAGTAAGTTATTATCCAAACTGGCTTCCTAATTTAAGAACTTCTTTTGAATGGCAACTTGTGGGAAGTTATTACCAAGATCAGATAAATACGTTTAAATATGATGGTTACAACATTTTCAATGCCAGAGTTGGCTATCAGTGGAAAGGAATTGAAGTGTACGGGAACGTAATGAACTTAACTGATAAATTGTACGCTTATAATGTTTCGAGAGCCAATACCACAAATGCCCAGCCAACTTATACGGCAGCAGCTCCAAGAACATTTGTATTTGGAATTCAGTATAATTTTTCATTAAAAAAATAAATTATCCTGCCACAGATTAAAATAATTAACACAGATAAATAATCCTTTTAATCTGTGGCAAAAAAACTAAAACAATGAGTAAGGAAACAAACAAAAAATCTTCGAAGAAGAAAGATTCTAAATTCATCAAAAAAATCAAACAGAACATGTACAAGTGGCATCGTGTTATTGGCTTGATTACGATTGTTCCTATAATTTTCTGGACATTTTCCGGGTTAATGCACCCTTTTATGGCGCATTTTTTCAAACCAGAAATCGTCCATGATAAAATTGAACAGACGGTTATTGATAAAAATCAACTGAAGTTTTCTATTCAGGAAATTTTGTTAAAAAATGAAATCACGCAATTCAAAAATTTCAGAATTGTTTCGTTTAATAATACCGTTTATTATCAGGTAAAAACCATTATTGGGGATTTATGGTATTTTGATGCATCGACTGCTGAAAAACTTGAAAATGGAGATCAAAAATATGCTGAATGGCTTTCTCGTTATTTCTTAGACGATCAAAAAAGCAAAGTAAAAAATAGTGAAGTAGTAACTGAATTTACTTCTCAATACAAATATGTTAACCGTTATTTACCCGTTTACAAATTAAGTTTTGATCGTCTGGATGCCATGCAGGTTTATGTTGAAACCTCATCGAGCAAACTGGCGACTTACAATCCTATTTCGAGACAATTTTTCATCTGGTTCTTTGATACTTTTCATAACTGGTCATTTATTGATGCGATTTCCAACAATAGTATCAGAATCATTACGATGATATTTTTACTCTCAATTATTGGATTTTCTGCCCTGAGCGGAATTTTAATTTATGGTTTACTTTGGAAACAATTCAAAAAAACGGATAATGCAGCGCCTAAAAAAGGACTTAGAAAATACCATCGCCAAATTGGAATTTGGGTTTCACTTTTTACTTTGACATTTGCTTTTAGCGGCGCCTATCACGCCACAACAAAATGGTCGCCTTACACTTTATCGCAAATGGTTTACGAACCAACATTCGTAACTAAAGATATTCCACTGGCTAATAATGCATTAGATTTAGACTGGACTCGTTTTCAAAATGCAAGCATTATTACTTTAAACGATACGACTTATTTCCGATGTGAATTGCTTGAAAAAGGAAAGTACAAAACTTCAAAAGTAGATTCTAATTCAAAATGGGGTAAAAAGAAAGATCAAAAATCGGAAGTAATTTATATTAATGCGACGACTAATAGAATTGTACCAAATATTGATCTTCAATATGCTGAATATTTAGCTTATTATTTTACAGGCGGAGCTCCACAAGCGGCGTGCTGCGAAATGATCGAAACTTCTGAAGAACCTGAAGTTTCATTAGAAAATGCTAAATTATTAGAATCAAAAATTTTAACTGATTTCGAAAGCAGAGAATACGGCTTTGTAAACAAACGTTTACCTGTAATAAAATTAGTTTATGACACTCCGGACAAAGCGGCCTATTTTATCGAAACTTCAACTTCAAGATTGGCAGCGGTAGTTAAAAGTTCGGATAAAGTTGAAGGATATTCTTTTGCCATATTGCATAAATTTTTATTTATGGATTGGGCTGGAAAAAATATTCGTGATCTGGCTACTGTTCTGGCAGCTTTGAGCATTTTAACTGTCAGCATTTTAGGTTTTATTTTATTTCTCAAAAAGTAGACAAAGGTTCTAAATTTTTTCCGCCACGAATTCACGAATTTTTACAAATACATTCGTGAATTCGTGGCGGAAAATTCTTGGGATTTTTTATATTTGGTCATTAATAAACCTCTTACAAAAATTGAGAAAAAAGATTCAGTTTTCATTAATGCTAATTTGGTCAGCCATTTTTAGTTATTTTTTTATTTTGATGCTAAAGCTGACCTTGCAGTACATCCCGTTAAAAAATGATGTCGCTTTTCTTCAAATTAAGCAGACTGAAGTTTCTCAAATTCCATATTACATTGTATTTTTTTACATTCACGTATATTCGGCAATTTTTGTTTTGCTGTCGGGATTTTTTCAGTTTAATGATTCACTGCTAAGGAA
The sequence above is a segment of the Flavobacterium sp. genome. Coding sequences within it:
- a CDS encoding TonB-dependent receptor plug domain-containing protein, whose product is MKKLYFTLLIIGQCVLAQNKTAQDTTKSQELENVYITANRTATLRKETPVAISKLTAKTINEAKATAIYEIINKTPGVLMVNLGNEQHMMSIRQPMTTNAYYLYLEDGLPIRPMGIFNHNALLEINQYNLQSIEVVKGPVSSLYGPEAVGGTINLISIKPPVNPEFKFGVQADNYGYRRFQAAGGATVGKVGFHIAGISSLQENGWMTYSDYNKDNLNARIDYNISPSTRLISNTMYGKYYSDMSGSVNEDAFYNRTYKSTSNFTYRKSDALRTRLTLEHDWNSNSSSYITAYFRDNKLGQNPSYGIKWSPTVNPTTAKGEVNSNNFKSYGAIAPAYSKI
- a CDS encoding TonB-dependent receptor encodes the protein MAQLRQHTQKFDLLNMKFVAGALYDYSPVNYWSYVIDLKANLNPGEPGKQTVDSYEIIAEHPDSKLADYTADIYNSAEYAQFSFNPFPKLVLTIGGRYDNMKVNYNNALDKSTGSKVYDKATFKIGANFNPVEFAGFYGNYSQGFAPPGITSIFRTKPGTGGTTGVPAEFYYNLKPADFDNYEVGGWFSFFQNKLNFDYAFYYMEGKNELLNIKLPDNSTDYRSAGETRHKGIEFGASYKPSKQFNIRLGGTYAQHTYIDFKLSDKPTDPVQNLNGKEMPAAPKWTGNSEVSYYPNWLPNLRTSFEWQLVGSYYQDQINTFKYDGYNIFNARVGYQWKGIEVYGNVMNLTDKLYAYNVSRANTTNAQPTYTAAAPRTFVFGIQYNFSLKK
- a CDS encoding PepSY-associated TM helix domain-containing protein encodes the protein MSKETNKKSSKKKDSKFIKKIKQNMYKWHRVIGLITIVPIIFWTFSGLMHPFMAHFFKPEIVHDKIEQTVIDKNQLKFSIQEILLKNEITQFKNFRIVSFNNTVYYQVKTIIGDLWYFDASTAEKLENGDQKYAEWLSRYFLDDQKSKVKNSEVVTEFTSQYKYVNRYLPVYKLSFDRLDAMQVYVETSSSKLATYNPISRQFFIWFFDTFHNWSFIDAISNNSIRIITMIFLLSIIGFSALSGILIYGLLWKQFKKTDNAAPKKGLRKYHRQIGIWVSLFTLTFAFSGAYHATTKWSPYTLSQMVYEPTFVTKDIPLANNALDLDWTRFQNASIITLNDTTYFRCELLEKGKYKTSKVDSNSKWGKKKDQKSEVIYINATTNRIVPNIDLQYAEYLAYYFTGGAPQAACCEMIETSEEPEVSLENAKLLESKILTDFESREYGFVNKRLPVIKLVYDTPDKAAYFIETSTSRLAAVVKSSDKVEGYSFAILHKFLFMDWAGKNIRDLATVLAALSILTVSILGFILFLKK